A stretch of Pseudomonas oryzicola DNA encodes these proteins:
- a CDS encoding dipeptidase, with protein MHLKKLTATTLLLASIGLFTQPAQANLTQQQSAAIVKAFDGSQPSDFKQFIGKLKGSDLAKADNLEATLDAYLAGKPLAAEQQNEINRLLGLYTRIKYGKAASETLRELVAIPTFNVEGTPQHENPEFLKMADKIKALAESFGLAFRNIDNRVYEISLGSGKEVVGIHAHADVVPVNPDNWKLADGTRLDPFKVTLVGDRMYGRGTEDDKNGIVVAMYALKVAKDENLPLARQFKLLIDTTEETSGDAIPYYFERNPTPDYNLALDGGYPVVIAEKGYGTIMASFSKRPATGKGAEIVNLTGGLATNQIPTTSVATLVSDNPAALAKRLQQAGAKYVKQHGGDFRIDAKPEGNNVLLTVTGVSAHSSEPESGVNPVARMLDFINGLGQQVPIKHNHFTDAARYAADNWGLDYLGNKLGVAFKDPFMGPLTASLTFVGVDDKGLKLAVNLRIPKGKPIATIKDELADKLGNWTRQSHTSVAFDYSLDEPMYRNPEGEWVKALLDVATENLGMKHEFGTSAGATSVHDLPNGVQFGLAMPDVKYTGHNDNEFKTVEQFMLDLQVVSEMVARIGQMPKL; from the coding sequence ATGCACCTGAAAAAACTTACCGCCACCACCTTGCTGCTGGCCAGCATCGGTCTTTTCACCCAACCGGCCCAGGCCAACCTCACCCAGCAACAGTCGGCGGCCATCGTCAAAGCCTTCGACGGCAGCCAGCCAAGTGACTTCAAGCAGTTCATCGGCAAGCTCAAAGGCAGCGACCTGGCCAAGGCCGACAACCTCGAGGCAACGCTCGACGCCTACCTGGCCGGCAAGCCCCTGGCAGCCGAGCAGCAGAACGAGATCAACCGCCTGCTCGGCCTGTACACCCGCATCAAGTACGGCAAGGCTGCCAGCGAAACCCTGCGTGAACTGGTGGCCATCCCGACCTTCAACGTCGAAGGCACGCCGCAGCACGAAAACCCCGAATTCCTCAAGATGGCAGACAAGATCAAGGCCCTTGCCGAGAGCTTCGGCCTGGCATTCCGCAACATCGACAACCGGGTTTACGAGATTTCGCTGGGCAGCGGCAAGGAAGTGGTAGGTATCCACGCCCATGCCGACGTGGTGCCGGTCAACCCGGACAACTGGAAGCTGGCCGATGGCACGCGCCTGGATCCGTTCAAGGTAACCCTGGTCGGCGACCGCATGTATGGGCGCGGCACCGAAGACGACAAGAACGGCATTGTCGTGGCGATGTACGCACTGAAGGTGGCCAAGGACGAGAACCTGCCCCTGGCCCGGCAGTTCAAGCTGCTGATCGATACCACCGAAGAAACCAGCGGCGATGCCATCCCGTACTACTTCGAACGCAACCCCACGCCCGACTACAACCTGGCGCTCGATGGCGGCTACCCGGTGGTCATCGCCGAAAAAGGCTATGGCACGATCATGGCCAGCTTCAGCAAGCGCCCGGCCACTGGCAAAGGCGCAGAAATCGTCAACCTGACCGGCGGCCTGGCTACCAACCAGATCCCGACCACTTCCGTGGCGACACTGGTCTCCGATAACCCGGCAGCGCTTGCCAAGCGCCTGCAGCAAGCCGGCGCCAAGTACGTGAAGCAGCATGGCGGCGATTTCAGGATTGACGCCAAACCCGAGGGCAACAATGTGTTGCTGACGGTAACTGGCGTTTCCGCCCACTCTTCGGAACCGGAATCCGGGGTCAACCCGGTGGCGCGCATGCTCGATTTCATCAACGGTCTCGGCCAGCAGGTGCCTATCAAGCACAACCACTTTACCGATGCCGCCCGCTACGCCGCCGACAACTGGGGCCTGGACTACCTGGGCAACAAGCTCGGCGTGGCCTTCAAGGACCCGTTCATGGGCCCGCTGACGGCCTCGCTGACCTTTGTCGGGGTTGATGACAAGGGCCTGAAACTGGCCGTGAACCTGCGCATTCCCAAAGGCAAGCCAATCGCCACGATCAAGGACGAACTGGCCGACAAACTGGGCAACTGGACGCGCCAAAGCCACACCTCGGTGGCCTTCGACTACAGCCTGGACGAGCCGATGTACCGCAACCCCGAAGGCGAATGGGTCAAGGCTCTGCTTGACGTCGCCACCGAGAACCTGGGCATGAAGCACGAGTTCGGTACCTCGGCAGGGGCAACCTCGGTGCACGACCTGCCCAACGGCGTGCAATTCGGCCTGGCCATGCCGGACGTGAAATACACCGGGCACAACGACAACGAGTTCAAGACCGTGGAACAGTTCATGCTGGACCTGCAGGTAGTAAGCGAGATGGTGGCGCGGATCGGACAGATGCCGAAGCTCTGA